DNA sequence from the Arthrobacter jinronghuae genome:
ATCGCACCGGGTCAGCTCTTTGCCGGCCAGGACGGCATTGAGGTCCCTCGCTGCCCGCCAGATGGTATCGCCTTCAGGCACGGTTCCTCCCCGGATCGACTATGCCCGGGACCAACGGCTCAGACACGGTAACGCAGTCCCTTCGGCGTGGTGTAGAAACCGGCGGCGGTCAGTGCCCGCGCAGCCTCCGTATCGAGGATATCCGTCCCGTTGACCTTCTCGATGGCCATTTTCTCCGCCGCACCCCGTTGGATGATCCGCACCAGGGCGGCAGCGGAAAGCTCCAAAGCCGCCGGCTCCTCGGTGAAGGTCAGCAGTGTCTTGCCGCCGCGTTCGGCATACAGTGCCAGCTCGCCGTCGACCAGGACCACCAATGCGCCGGCTTTGCGGCCGGGCCGGTGTCCACCCTCCAGCGTGGGCCAGGGCAGGGCGGCGCCGTAGGGATTCGCCGGATCGGTGGCGGCCAGTGCGACGGCGGACGGTTCCGGCTGCTTCAGCTGCGCATCTTCGGAGAAGGAGCGCAGCCGGTCCACCGTGGCGGGCACGGCGAACTGGGCCGCGCCGAGCTGCTCAATAAAGTAGCCGCGCCGGCACCTGCCCATTTCCTCCAGCCGGGCCAGCACCCGGTAGAGCAGGGCGAAGCCGCCGGGGGTGCCTTCACTGGCCACGGAGCCGCGGGTGACCACACCGTAACGGTCCAGCATCAGCTCGGCCGTGGCGTGCGCATGCAGGGTGGTGTCGGTTTCGACCTCGGGGAGCATGCTCCACCGCCCGGCGACCAGGGGCGGAGCGTTGCGGAGTGCCGGGGCCGACGCGCCGCCGCCGGCCGCCAGCCGCATGGAGCTGCCCGTCAGCGAGGCTCCCGGTGCCCGGCCGAGCCGTCCCATCCGGGCAGTGCGGGCACGCGGGGTTGCGGCCCGTTGCTTGTGGGCCGTTTTCCCGCCGGACAGCAGGGACCGCACGGGGGTGAAGGTGTCATTGCTGATCCGTCCGGCCCAGACGAGTTCCCAGAGGGCGGAAATAATGTTGGCATCCGTTTCGGCCATGCCGTCCGCGGCGAGACCGTCGCCGAGCTGGCGGAAGAAGTACGCGCCGCCGTTGCCCAGCAGCTCCAGCAGCCGCTGGTGCAGGCCGCCCGGCTCGAAATCAGGGGAGGGGTTGAGTGTCAGCGGTGCGTTTTCGGCCAGGTGCAGGGCAATCCAGCCGTCGTTGCCCGGCAGGGAGCCGGCGCCGGACCACACCACTTCGCCCGTGGCGGTCAGCTCGTCCAGCATGGCCGGGGCGTAGTCGCGCACCCGGGAGCCCAGGATCAGCGGTTCCCAGGCCGAGGCCGGGATCGGCACGCCGGAAAGCTGGTCGATCACGGTGGCCACGCCGTCGAGCCCGCGCAAGGACGATCCCACGTTCTGCCAGGCCGGCAGGAACCGTCCGTAGGTGGCCGGGTCCACGGGTTCCACTTCGGAGCGCAGGGCGGCGAGCGAACTGCGGCGCAGCCGCCGCAGCACCTCGACGTCGCACCATTCGGTTCCGCCGGGAGCGCCGTGAAGGGTGGCCGGGGGAGTGGAGTCGACGCCGTCGGCCGCGTCCAGCAGCAGCGTTTCAGCGGGGCGGAATTCGCCCTCCGCGACGCGTCCCTCGCCGGCCAGACGTTGCAGGGTGCCGGTGACGACGGCGACGCCGAGACCCAACCGCGCGGCGGCTTCGGCGGCGGTGAAGGGTCCATGGGTACGTGCATACCGGCCGACGAGGTCCCCGAGCGGATCCGCGACGGGCTCGATGAAGGCCAGCGGCACGCCCATCGGCAACGGAACACCGAGGGCGTCCCGCAGTCGGGCGGCGTCTTCGATGGCCGCATATCGGGTGCTGCCCGCCATTCCGATTTTCAAGGCCCGGTTGGCGCGGACCAGCTGCTCCAACAGCTCTTCGGCGTCGGCAGGGGTGGCGGTGGACGGAGCCGGTTCTACCGCAGCCCCGGCGTCATCCGCGGGAAGCTCCACCGGTTGCAGGCGGGCGGCTACCTCTGGAACGGACAACGGTCCGAGCAGCCGCAGCAGGTCCGCCACGCCTTCCAGCCCGCGGGCATGGCGGTCCGGAGCCAGCCGCTGGAGTTCACTCTCGATCCGGGCGATGATCCGCGCGTCCAGCAGTTCGCGCAGTTCGGCCCGGCCCAGCAGTTCATTGAGCAGCGTGGGATCCAGGGACAGGGCGGCGGCCTTGCGCTCTGCCAGCGGTGAATCGCCCTCGTACAGGAAGGCGCCCACGTAGCCGAAGAGCATGGAGCGGGCGAACGGCGACGGCGAGGGAGTGGTGGTCTCCACGAGCCGGATCTCACGCCGCTCAATCCCGGACGCAATGTCTTTCAACGCGGGCAGATCGTAGACATCCTGCAGGCATTCCCGCACCGTTTCCAGCAGGATCGGGAACGTGGGGTACTTTTTGGCGACATCCAGCAGCTGCGCCGACCGCTGCCGCTGCTGCCAGAGCGGGGTCCGTTTGGACGGGTTCTGCCGCGGCAGCAGCAGGGCACGCGCCGCGCATTCCCGGAACCGCGAGGCGAACAGCGCCGAGCCGCCCACCTCGGCGGTGACAATGGAATCCAGTTCCTCCGGGTCGAACAGGAACAGCTCGGCGCCGGGCGGTTCGTCCTCCATCAGCGGCACGCGCAGCACAATGCCGTCATCCGATGCCATGGCGGATCCGTCCAGCCCGTACCGGGCGTGCAGCCGCGCCCCGACGGCGAGTGCCCAGGGTGCATGGACCGGCATGCCGTACGGGCTGTGCAGGACTACCCGCCAGTCACCGAGTTCATCGTGGAAGCGTTCCACCACCAGCGACCGATCGTTCGGCACCACATCGGTGGCCTGCTGCTGATCGCGCAGGTACGTAATCAGGTTGCCGGCGGCCCAGTCATCCAGCCCGACGGCGGTCAGGCGTTCCCGGGCAGCGGCGTCATCAGCGGCCGCCATCTCGCGGACGAAGGCCCCCAGGGCGCGGCCCAGTTCCACCGGCCGGCCGAGGGTATCCCCGCGCCAGAACGGCAGTTTGCCCGGCTGGCCGAAGGCAGGGGAGACCAGCACCCGGTCATGGGTGATGTCTTCGATCCGCCAGCTCGTGGCGCCCAGGGCGAAAATGTCCCCGACCCGGGATTCGTAGACCATTTCCTCATCAAGTTCACCGACCCGGCGGCTGTTCTTGCCCTCGGAATCGCCCACCAGGTAAACACCGAACAGGCCGCGGTCCGGGATGGTGCCGCCGGAGGTGACGGCGAGGCGCTGCGCTCCGGGCCGGCCGGTGATGGTGCCTTCGGTGCGGTCCCAGACAATCCGGGGCCGCAGCTCGGCGAACTCGTCCGAGGGATACCGGCCGGAAAGCAGGTCCAGGGTGGCGTCGAACGCGGAGCGCGGCAGCCCGGCAAAGGGCGCGGATTGGCGGACGACGTCGAACCATTCCTCCACATCAATGGAACCCAGCGCTGCGGCGGCCACGGTCTGCTGGGCGAGGATGTCCAGCGGGTTGGCCGGAATGGCCAGGGGTTCGATCTGCCCGGCCAGCATCCGTTCCGCGGTGACCGCCGAGTTCAGCAGGTCGCCGCGGTGCTTGGGGAACATCACGCCCTGGGAGATTTCGCCCACCTGGTGCCCTGCCCGGCCCACCCGCTGCAGCCCGCTGGCCACCGACGGCGGCGATTCGACCTGCACCACCAGGTCCACCGCCCCCATGTCGATGCCGAGTTCCAGGGAGCTGGTGGCCACCACGCAGCGCAACCGGCCGGATTTCAGGTCATCTTCGATCAGGGCCCGCTGGTCCCGGGACACCGAGCCGTGGTGCGCCCGCGCCAGCACGGGGTTGTCGTCTTCCACGGCAAGGTCCTCGCGCCGCAGCACGGACACCCCGGCCTGCGCCATGATCTGGGCCGGCGGGCGGGCGGCGGCGGGCACGGGTGCTGCGGTCCCGTCGGTTCCGGTGGCCGCCTGCGCAGCCTCCAGCCGGAAGGCATGGATCTCGTTCAGACGGGCAGTGATGCGCTCGGCCAGGCGCCGGGAGTTGGCAAACACGATGGTGGAACGGTTCGCCTCGATGAGGTCGACAATTTTCTCTTCCACGTGCGGCCAGATGCTTGCCTGCGGAGCGTAGCCGCCCTCCACGGTGTCCTCGGTGGTGGGAGCGTTGCCCAGATCCGTCATGTCCTCCACCGGAACGGTGACGGTGAGGTTCCAGTTCTTCCGGGACTTCGGCGCAACGATCCGCACCGGGGCATTGCCACCGAGGAAACGCGCCACGGTTTCGTGCGGCTCCACGGTGGCGGAGAGCCCGATCCGCTGCACGGGCTTTTCCAGCATGGCATCCAGCCGGGCCAGCGTCACGGCCAGGTGGGCGCCGCGTTTGGTGCCTGCCACGGCGTGGACCTCGTCCACGATCACGGTTTCCACTTCCGCCAGGGTTTCCCGGGCCTGAGATGTGAGCATCAGGAACAGGGATTCGGGCGTGGTGATGAGGATGTCCGGGGGCCGTGTCAGCAGGGCGCGCCGCTCATTCTGCGGGGTGTCGCCGGAACGGACGCCGACGGTGATGGACGGCGCCGGCAGGCCCAGCCGTTTGGCGGTCTGGGTAATGCCGATCAACGGCGAGCGGAGGTTGCGTTCCACGTCCACGCCCAAGGCCTTCAGCGGGGAGATATACAGGACCTTGGTTTTGCGTTTGGGTTCCCGGGTACGCTTCCGCCCCGCCGGTTTGGGCGCGGATTCCGGCAGTTCCGGAAGCGGCAGTTCGGCGGGCGGCAGGCCTTCGGGGCCGACAGCGGCGGCAGAGGCAATGAAGCTGTCCAGTGCCCAGAGGAACGCGGCCAGCGTTTTGCCCGACCCGGTGGGAGCAACCACCAGCGCATTGGCCCGCTCCGAGATCGCATCCCAAGCTCCCACCTGGGCCGGGGTGGGCGCAGTGAAGGCACCCTCGAACCATTCCCGGGTGGCGGGGGTGAACTTGGCTAGCACCGAAGATGCCGATGTCATGGCACTATTCTTCCCCACCCCGGTGACAGTTTGGCCGCTGTCACCGGGGGTTCGGCTGCAGGCCGAAAATCAGCGCGCCTGCAGGATCCCTACCTGCAGCAGCTCGATATCCGTGTTGCTGCATCCCGTGGAGGCGTAGGGGACGGACAGGGAAGCGGTGTCCTCCGGCGGATAGACCAGCAGGGACGCTGTCTCCTGCACCTGGCAGTCTCCGTACTTCTGCGCCACGGTTTCCCGCAGTTCGGCGGCCGCTGCCTGCCAGGGTGCCAGCGTGACGGGAACGGCTGCCGCCGCCTCGGTCCGGGCGGCCGGTGCGCCCACCTGCTGTCCGGCGGCGTCGAGGTAGGAGACACCCGGGTAGCCGGCCACGGTGCAGGTACCGTCGGCGGAGATGTTGGTCAGCACCAGGACACGGGAGATGCCGTCCGCTCCGGCGCCGCCGGGAACATTCTCCACGGCGCCGGCAAGCATGTCGGCGGTGCAGGGAACGGGGCCAACGGCCGCCGCTCCGCCTGTGGCCGCCGGCGATGAAGACGAATCCGGAGCAGGTTCGGTGGATGCGGACGGCGCGGGTGTGGTCTCACTGGCTGATGACGACGGCGACGCTGACGCGCCGCCGTCGTCCCCTGAACCGCCGCAGCCGGCCAAAGCGGAACCGGAGAGGGCCAGCAAAGCCACGAGGGCCAGTGCCTTGCGGGACGGGGAGGACTTTTTGACGGGGAATGCAGGTGCCGAGGTGATCATGCTCTCACCTTTCCCGCCGGGCCCGGTTTGCGTCAATCCGCCCCGCCCGGCAGGACGGAATGACGCAAAACCGTTACGGGGAGTGGCCGCAGGCGTCCTGCGTGCCCGGTCAGGGCAGCAGGTCAGGCCCGGTTGCGGCCGCGGGTGCGGATCAGGGCGGTGACGCCTGCCGCAAGGCCCAGCAGCCCGGCGCCCAGGCCGACATAGCCGGCAACTTCGGCGGTCTCGACGTCGTCGTCCCGGTCATCGGCGCTTTCCGGCGTGGTGCCGTGGGCGCTGCCGTGCTCGTCGCCGGCGGCGTGATCATCGTCGTCGTCCGCTTCGGTGATGGTGACTACGGGCGCCGGGGAGTCAAGGTCGTGGCCGGACTGGCCCTCGGCCGGGATCTGGGACCAGTCCGTTTCCCCCTTTTCACAGCTTTGCAGCACGGGGAAGGCCAGGGTGGTGTCTTCGGCGTCGGGCAGGTCAACGCCGAGAGTAATGGTGTCCCGGACGCCGTCGGGCAACGGTTCCTTGGCGGTGTACACAATTTCGCTGGTCCGCGAGCTGACCTGTGAGCCGTTGGGCAGGGTCCGCGGCTCCGCGAGCTCCTCGGTGACCTTCTCGATGTCCCAGCCGGGGTGGGCCGTGGGGGTGGCGTCCGCCAGTTCGTCCGGGAGGGTGAAGGTCAGGGCGGTGGTCGGGGAGCCCTCGCAGCCGTGCGAGAGGTCGAAGGTCAGCAGGGCGGACTCGCCTGCGCCGGTGGTGTCGGGGGTGACATGTACGTGGGCGGCTGCCGGTGCCAGGCCGAGCGCCATCAGAGCGGCGGTGCCGCCGGCGGCAAGGAGGACGGAGGAGGAGGTACGCATGGAAAAGCCTTTCGGTGGCGCATTGCCAAAAAACCGCGCTGGACGCGGAAAGTACTGGAAAAGGGATTAGGCCAATGCGGACGACGGCGGCCCGCGCAACGGGCGCGCGGAGCTGAACCGGGCGCGCGGGGTCCCGGCGGCGGGACCGGAAATCGCCTGCGGCCGGACGGGTCGGAACCTCGTCGGGGCCGGCGGCGTGAACAGCGGCCGCAGCCAGGCCGCCGTGGCGTGCAGGGCGTCCTCGCCCCGGGCGAGCACCAGCGCGGACAGCGCCACTGCGGCGAGGTGCGCGAGGAACAGCGCGGGGCCGGCGTCGTGCTGGAGCGCGTGGAAACCGGACAGGGCAGCCCCGGGCAGCGGCGCCGTCTCCGGACAGAGAACGGCAACCCCGTGGTGGGTGGAAGCGCCGGGCAGGCACTGGACGCCGGAGGTCAGGAGGCCAAAGGCTTCATGGAGTCCGAGCTGCGCGGCACCGAGGACCAGGAAGAGGCTGCCGGGCCGGAACCGGCGCCCGGCGGTGATGCTGACGCCGGCCAGGGTGAAGGCCGCCAGGGCTATGAGGAGGACCGGTTCGGGGAGTATCCCGCCGCCGGCCAGGTGCGCACCGGTAGCCAGCGCGAAAATGACCGCGGTGGCGATTCCGGCGCGGAGCAGCCGGAAGGGATCGGTGCGCTGGGGCATGCTTCCCTCTCCGGTCCCGCCGGCCGCGGCACGGAGCCTGCCGGACTGCTGAAAAACTGCTCCTACTTTACCGTGCAGCCGCCCTGCCGACGGCACGCACAACCCGAGCGGAAGGCCCGCCGTCGTCCCCTGCCTTATTCATGGTGGTAGGGGCGTCCGCCGGCGATCTCCTGGGCCCGGTACACCTGCTCCGCGAGGATCAATCGGACCAGCTGGTGGGGGAACACCAGGGGGGAGAGGGACCAGACAAAGTCGGCGCGGTCGTGGACACTCTGGTCCACCCCGTAGGCCCCGCCGATGATCAGGGTGACGTTGCGCGAGGAATCCAGCGGCCTCTGCAGGGTCTGCGCCAGCGCCGGGGAGGTGATGGCCTTGCCCCGCTCGTCCAGCAGGATCACGTAGTCGGATCCGACCTTCGCCAGCAGCCGCTCGGACTCCTCGCGGCGGGCGGCGTCGCCTTCGCGGGCGGAATGCGGAATGGGGACCCAGGTCAGGTCAAAGGGCTTCTTCAACCGCTTTTCGTACCGGCGGATCCCGTCAACCACCCAGTCCTCGTGCTTGCGGCCCACCATCAAAACTTTTAATGCCATGCAACCATTCAAGCCCGGAACCAGTGAGGTCCGGTAACCGGGCGGGCGCCGGGCTTACACTGCGTGGACAACGAAGAGCACTTCGACGGCGGCAAGCCAGGAGGTTACAACGTGTTGGAATCGCGTGCGGTGGTGTTGGGCGGCGGCGGAGTGGCCGGCATCGCCTGGGAAATCGGCCTGCTGGCGGAACTGCTGGACCAGGGCATCGACCTCAACGAGGCAGACCTCGTTGTCGGTACCTCGGCCGGATCGGTGGTGGGAACCGCCCTTCGCTTCGGGCAGCTGCGGGCCGCGGCGCTCGCCCAGGAGACGGCTGAGGAAGGTGCCGGCGCCGCGGATTACCAGGAGCCGGACGCATTCGACGGCGAGCGGTTCATGAACATCATGGGCGCGGCCGGCTTTGGCGGCGGCGGGGAGAAAGCCGCCCGCGCACGCCTGGGGCAGCGGGCCCTCAAAGCGGACACGCAGCTGACCGAGGAGGCCTGGGTGAACAGCATCCGTTCACTGGTTCCTTTCCCGGCCTGGCCCGAAAAGGCGCTGGGTGTCACGGTGGTGGACGCCGAAGACGGCAGCTTCAAGGTGTTCGACGGCGATTCCGGCGTGGACCTTGGCCTGGCGGTCACCGCCAGCTGCACTGTCCCGACGGTGTGGCCGCCCGTGCACATCAACGGGCGGGTCTACATGGACGGGGGCATGCGCTCGGGTACCAATGCCGATGTCGCTGCCGGTTTTGGGAAGGTGCTGGTGGTTTCCTGCGGCCTCGAGGCGCCGCAGAGCCCCTTCGGACCCACCCTCCCGCAGGCGCTGAAAACGATCAGCAAGGACGGAAAGCCGTTGTTGATTGAAGCCGACGCACAGGCACTGCAGGCGTTTGGCACCAACATGCTGCTCGATTCCACCCGCCGGCCCTCCGTCGCGGCGGGCCGGCGGCAGGCGAAGGAGATTGCCGACGTCGTCCGGCGCTTCTGGGAGGACTGAGTCCGGGTTGGTGCCGGCTTAGCGGTTGTCGCGGTCGACGTCGGCCTCCAGATCGGAGCCCGGCTCAATCACCACGCCGTCTTCACGCTGCTCGACGCCGTCGGCCTGGGGTGCGGTGTCTCCGGCGGGAGAGGGGGCTGCAGCCGCTTCTGATGCGGCGGCGGCCTCGGCTTCTTCGCGTTCCTTGATGTACTTCACGAGGAACTCCAGTTCATCGCTGTACTGCTGCAGGCGGTCGGAGCGGGACTCAGTCGCCAGGGCGAGCACGAGGTCGGTCTGCCGTGCACGCAGCTGGGCAATTGTGGGCTGTGATTCGTTGGTGTCCATGCTTCATCCTACAAAGGCTGCCCGGCCTCGTTGCCACGGCGGGTACAAAGCCGAGGGCCGGCTAGTCCTCGCCGGCGTTTCTCCGGTGCCGGCGCGAGGGATCATTCTCCAGGCCGTTCGCATCACGTCCGTCACCTGCACGGCGTTGGGCCACTTCGGCACTGTACGGTGCACGCGGACGTGCGGGCAGTTGGTCGATGAGCTCGTTCGCGGCATGGGCGAGGATGTCCCGCTGGAAGGGAGGGAGGGACAGGGACCCGTTGATATAGGCATCGATTTCGTATTCGCCGGCTGCGCCTCCGATGCTGAAGTACTTCATCCACACTTCGGGCACAGTCAGCCGGGCGTCCTCAAGCGCTTTCTTGAGCAACTGTCGTTGCTCCGGCTCAACAGCCTCGAAACCCATCGTCTGCCCCTAGTAGCGCTGTTGGTTGCTAACGCTCATTATGACTTGCTCAGAAACGCTGCGCAGGGAATGCCCGTTGCTGCGCGAGCTCATGATCAGCTCACCCATGGCCTCTTCTGAATTCAGCTTCTTCCGCTCCATGAGGATACCGCGGGCCAACGCGATGCTGTCCCGGCTGGCAATGGCGTCTTTCAGTTCCCTGCTGGCCCGGTGCGGCACTTCGGTGGACTGGACGTTCGCAAGCAGTGTTGCCGCGGGGCCGGCGAAGAGCGTCAGCAGGTGCTCGCTGCGCTCGTTGAAGGCCGCGGTCTCCGTGGAGTAGATCTTCATTGCACCGAGGATTTCCGTCTTGTGGAGCAACGGCACACTCAGGACCGAGCGTAACCCCAGCTCAGCCGCCGGGCCGCTCCATCCCGGCCAGCGGATCTCCACCGCCAGGTCATCCGACCGCACGGGGGCAGCGCCGGCCCAGGCTTCCAGGCAAGGCCCCTTTCCCAGCCGGTACTGCAGCTCATCGGCAGTGACCACCAGCCCGTCGGTGGATCCTGTGCTGGTCCTGCGGCCCTGATCGTCCATCAGTGAAACACCGGCCCCCGCGGCACCGGGAATGCTTTCCCGAATTGCCTCGGCAAGCAGGTCGACGGCGTGGGCCACGGTTTCCTCGGTGAGGAGCGCGCCCTGGATCCGGGCAATGAGGCTGGAAAGTTCGTCCAAGGGGAGATCACCGGGCATGGCCGGCCTCACATTTCCTCATGGTTTTCCATCCCGCCGTGATGAGCCTGATGCTTCGGATGGCCGTCTATGTCCGTCCTTCTGGCCCATTCGCCGGCCAACGCGCTGTACCACTCCAGCGCGTAGGCGGGGGGATGCCCGGAATCCAGTTGCCGGTAGACACGGTCCGTCAGACTTAGCAAAGTCCTCTGGGGCAGGGCGGCCAGCGCCTGGACATCCAAGGGATCTGCCGGCAGGTCCAACAGCGAGAAGGCCGAAGCGTGCCGGGTGCGGAAGAGCGTCATTGCTTCGCTCCTCCGGCCGGGACCATGGCCGGGCATTCGGGGAGGACCTCCGGGCACGCGATTCTGAGGTCAATGTCCCGCCCGGCAACGTTTCCACGAAGGAGGGGAAGGGCAGCACGTTCAATGTGCTGGGCTGTGGTCAGGTCCACGGCAATCCGGTGTCCGCGCACAAGAGCGGCAGTCTTCCGGATTACGGGTGCCAGGGAACGCCAGCTGTCGGCGGTGAGGCAGCCGGTCACTTCAAGGACAGCGGAGGAAGGGTCGACATCGAGCCGAACGAGTACACGCAGTTTGTGGTCCAAAGGATTCCCAAAATAGGAGTTCCGCGGCGCACTGCTGGGCCTCGGGTTTCAGGGTAAACGGCGGATCCCGGTGAAGGCAAGTCGGGCAGTGCAGGCGTTTTTGAGGAGAAGGTGTCAGAGGCCTGGGCGGCCGATTGAAGCACCTCGGTCAAATTACTAAGTTTGCTTATAAGTTGTCTGCTGGGATAGATTTCACTTACTGGCCCCCGGGGCCGCCATAAGAGGCGACCCAACTAATGTTGGGCCTGATATGCGGAGGTGCATAGTGTTTTTCCATAAGCAGGAACTCCAGTTCTCAGCGACACCCGATAAGCCGGATGCCGTTTTCGCCCGCAAGCTTCAGGAAGTCCTTGGCGGACAGTACGGCGAAATCACCGTAGCAATGCAGTACGGATTCCAGTCGTGGAATTCCCACCTGCCCGGTAAGTACCGCGACCTGCTCTACGGCATCGCCGCCGAAGAGATGGGCCACGTGGAAATGCTGGCCATCATGATTGCCCAGCTGCTGGAAAAGGCTCCCTTGGGTATCACCGACGACGCCGTGCAGTCGGATCCGACGATCGCAGCAGTTGTCGGCGGCATGGATGTTCAGCACGCCATTGTTGCCGGTGCCGGCGCCCGTCCGGTGGACAGCAACGGCAACCCGTGGACCGGTGGCTACGTGACTGCCAGCGGCAATCTGCTCGCCGACTTCACGTCCAACGCCAACATCGAAATGCAGGGACGCCTCGCCGTCGCCCGCCTGTACCACATGACCGATGACAAGGGCGTCCGCGATATGCTCGCGTTCCTCCTGGCCCGCGACACGATGCACCAGAACATGTGGACGGCTGCTGCCAAGGAACTGCAGGAAGAGGGCCACGAGCTGCTTCCGGTTCCGAGCAACTTCCCGATCAAGAAGGAACACCGCGAGGTTTCCTACCAGTACCTGAACTTCTCCGACGGCAAGCACGCCTCCGAGGGTTCCTGGGCTTCCGGCCCCACGCCGGACGGCAAGGGCGAGTTCAGCTACCACGAGGGTCCCACCACCACGGCTCCCATGCCGGACGTCACCCGTCCGGATGCCCGCTACTACGGCACCACCGACATCCCCAACGTCGTGGAAAAGGTTGCCGGCACGGTTCAGGACAAGCTGAACCGCGAGTAATTGCGCATCTGCGGATCAAAACGATAAATGCCCGGACGCTTTGCGTCCGGGCATTTTCTTATGGTGCGGGGAGGAACCTATTGCTTGAAATGCGTCTGCGCTTCAGCGGGGGTCACTGATCCCACCACCCGCTCGGCGATTTGCCGAAGTTTGATGTTTCGGCTGCCGGACGCGGAAACCAGAATGTTGAAGGCTTCGTCCTGGCTGCACCGGTTCTGGGCCATAACAATCCCGACGGCCAAATCAATAACCGTTCTGGAGTCCATTGCGGCACGCAGGTCTGCGGAATGCTCGCCCCCGGCCGCCAGGCGGGCGGCCAGCTGAACGGGTTTGGTGATGCGCCGGGCGTAGTCCTGGATCTGCTCGACCGTTGCGCTGTCGAAGTGTTCCGGGCGGGTGCTGTAAAGGCTGAGGGTTGCGACGCCATCTGTTTCGAGGTCCAGCGGAAGTACGAGCACCGAACGCATTCCGGCCTGCTCCGCGAGGGCTACATACTGCTCCCACCGCTTTTCCCGGCGAAGGTCGGGTATATGCACCACTGCCCGTTCCTGGATCGCAGTGATGCAGGGCCCCTCGGTGAAGTTGTACTGCAGGTCATCCAGGGAACCGGAGGGGGCGCCGCTGAAAGCTGCGCGGACAGGTTTGTGGTCCCGGGTGATGGTCATGGCGCATTCGACGGGACTCGTCGGAATGGAAAACGCCTTAGCCGTCAGTGTTGCCAGCTCGTGGAGGAACTCCTGAACCGTGACGCTGGAAAGAGTCAGGTCCTGCAGCCGCTCCACGAGGAAGAGGTCCAGATCATCCGCCGTACTCTTCCGGTCTTCTGCCGACCGACCCGTAGGGGCTTCGAATGGAGCTATGGCGTCCTGTGCAGTTGCTCCGGTTCCGATCATCCCTACTTTCTACACCATCCGGCATTGGTCAGTAGGCTTGCCGTTTCTGTCGAGTTTCCTGCGGGCATTCCCTGCCCGCGTTCTCCCGGAACGTGAGGCGCCGGTCGGGGTGGGGGGTGAAACCTTCAGCGGGTTCAACTGGAGGACCTCATAAACGCCACGATTCTTACCCATGCGCCTTCAGGTGCCTCCCCAGCGGAATTAACCCCTGTCGTGAATGACAACTGCTGTATTCAGTACCGGTGCTATTGTCGAGGGCGCTAAACCGAAATAGGGAATCGTGCAGCGGCAGGCGGGGTGGAACGGCGGTGAATGCGGTGAACAACGGCAACGGCGCGGATATGACAAAAACGAACGGACTTCCTTCCGTGCGGTTAACTGAACGGGATCTGGTGCTGGGCAAGAAGGCCGCCAAATACTCAGCCGTTATCTGCGCGGTTGCGTTTGCGGCGTGTCTAGGCATCGCCATATACGTGTTGTTCAGTGTGCCGCTTGGGACACGGATGCCCTACAGCGGACAGTACGGGAGAAGCGGGATTCCCATGCCGTTCGCTCTCCTTCCGGCTTTAGTTGTCCTCTCCGGTTTGTTCCGTGGATCAATAAAACCTAAGTCGCACCACATGGGGAAAATAACGCGGGGATTCTTGTATAGTTTCGGGACGGCAATGGTCTTGGGATGCGTGGTTCTCCAGTGGGTTTTTACGAAATCCATACTGATTGAGGGTGGTGCGC
Encoded proteins:
- a CDS encoding patatin-like phospholipase family protein, which translates into the protein MDNEEHFDGGKPGGYNVLESRAVVLGGGGVAGIAWEIGLLAELLDQGIDLNEADLVVGTSAGSVVGTALRFGQLRAAALAQETAEEGAGAADYQEPDAFDGERFMNIMGAAGFGGGGEKAARARLGQRALKADTQLTEEAWVNSIRSLVPFPAWPEKALGVTVVDAEDGSFKVFDGDSGVDLGLAVTASCTVPTVWPPVHINGRVYMDGGMRSGTNADVAAGFGKVLVVSCGLEAPQSPFGPTLPQALKTISKDGKPLLIEADAQALQAFGTNMLLDSTRRPSVAAGRRQAKEIADVVRRFWED
- a CDS encoding GAF and ANTAR domain-containing protein translates to MPGDLPLDELSSLIARIQGALLTEETVAHAVDLLAEAIRESIPGAAGAGVSLMDDQGRRTSTGSTDGLVVTADELQYRLGKGPCLEAWAGAAPVRSDDLAVEIRWPGWSGPAAELGLRSVLSVPLLHKTEILGAMKIYSTETAAFNERSEHLLTLFAGPAATLLANVQSTEVPHRASRELKDAIASRDSIALARGILMERKKLNSEEAMGELIMSSRSNGHSLRSVSEQVIMSVSNQQRY
- a CDS encoding manganese catalase family protein, which gives rise to MFFHKQELQFSATPDKPDAVFARKLQEVLGGQYGEITVAMQYGFQSWNSHLPGKYRDLLYGIAAEEMGHVEMLAIMIAQLLEKAPLGITDDAVQSDPTIAAVVGGMDVQHAIVAGAGARPVDSNGNPWTGGYVTASGNLLADFTSNANIEMQGRLAVARLYHMTDDKGVRDMLAFLLARDTMHQNMWTAAAKELQEEGHELLPVPSNFPIKKEHREVSYQYLNFSDGKHASEGSWASGPTPDGKGEFSYHEGPTTTAPMPDVTRPDARYYGTTDIPNVVEKVAGTVQDKLNRE
- a CDS encoding GAF and ANTAR domain-containing protein, with product MIGTGATAQDAIAPFEAPTGRSAEDRKSTADDLDLFLVERLQDLTLSSVTVQEFLHELATLTAKAFSIPTSPVECAMTITRDHKPVRAAFSGAPSGSLDDLQYNFTEGPCITAIQERAVVHIPDLRREKRWEQYVALAEQAGMRSVLVLPLDLETDGVATLSLYSTRPEHFDSATVEQIQDYARRITKPVQLAARLAAGGEHSADLRAAMDSRTVIDLAVGIVMAQNRCSQDEAFNILVSASGSRNIKLRQIAERVVGSVTPAEAQTHFKQ